The Edwardsiella tarda ATCC 15947 = NBRC 105688 region TGCTGCGCCCCGGTGGCGTGTTGTTGACCTTCTCCTGCTCAGGACTGATGCCCACCGATCTGTTCCAGAAAATTTTGGCCGATGCCGCCGTCGATGCCGGACGTGATATACAATTTATAGAGCAGTATCGTCAGGCCGCCGATCACCCGGTGATCGCCAGCTATCCAGAGGGGCTCTACCTGAAAGGCTTTGCCTGCCGCGTCATGGATTAAGTCGTGCGATGCGCCTCGGCAAGGGGCGCAAGTCGATGACGCCATGCTTGAAACAGAGATTTCCACCCACATATTTGTTGGTAGAAGTTGCGGTTTCTAAGGAGGTCATATGATTACCAGTAAATTCGGCATTGGGCAGCAGGTACGCCACAAACTGTTAGGCTCGCTGGGTGTGGTGATAGACATTGACCCCGAGTATGCCTTAGTCGACACCCCGGAGGCCGATGATTTGGGCGCCAACGAGATGTTACGCCACGCGCCGTGGTATCACGTGGTGATGGAAGATGACGAAGGGCGTCCGGTACATACCTATCTGGCGGAGGCGCAGTTGGATGGTGAAAGTAACGATTCACATCCTGAACAACCTTCGATGGACGATCTGGCCGAGTCTATCCGTGCCCAACTGCAGGCACCGCGCCTGAGAAACTGAACCGACGCCCCCGCACAGGCGGGGGTCTTTTTTACCTCACGCCTCGTCACGCTCCAGACCCAGACGGGGGATCTCGATCTTCGGACAACGATCCATCACGACCTGTAACCCGGCCGCCTGCGCCAAAGCGCTCGCTTCGGGATTGATTACCCCCAGCTGTAACCATAGGACCGAGGCCCCGACGGCGATCGCCTGTTGTGCGATGCCATAAGCCGCGTCGGCGTTACGAAAAACATCGACCATATCGATCGGCTGCGTCACCTCTTCCAGGGTCGCATAGACCCTTTGCCCCAACAGCGTCTGACCCGCTAATTTCGGGCTGATCGGCGTGACTCGATACCCTTGCGCCAGCAAGTAGGCCATCACCCGATAACTAGCCCGCTCCGGCTTATCACTGGCCCCCACCAGGGCGATATGCCGCACTCGACGTAAAATCTGCGTTAGCGCTTCATCTTCCATTTCAAACTCCTAAGCAAAAAGGCTCTTCCTCAGCATAGAACTCGGCCGGCGGATGACAAAGGTTTTTTGACGCGGTGCCGCTACCACCCGTATAATGTAAAAATATGTTACAAAGAAGGCGCCCTGCGCATTTTGCTTTCCGTCTCGCCGCGATAGCCACACGCGCTTCGTCCGAGCAAGTTTGAGGATCCCATGCGACAACGTGTTTTACTGGCATTGATTGGCGGTGCGCTGCTGTTTTGCTCCCCCCTGTCAGCGACCACGCTGAAGTTTGGCAGCGATGTTGAATTGCTGGCGCTCGACGGCCAACCACTACCGACGGCGCTGTTCAAGAGCGCTAACAGCCTGGAGCTAGATAGCGGCACTCACCAGGTCTTATTCCGCGTCGCCAAACCCTTTATACCAAACGGGCAAGCGCACTATTCCGCGCCCCTGCTGGCGCTGTTCGATACCCGCGACGCCACCTCGGTCACCATCAAGCTCCCCCGCCTGGGCAATGATCACGACATCCAACAGTTAGAGCAGACGCAGAGCTTCGAGTTACTCAACCATCGCGGCATTCCGCTCGAGTTTCGGGCCGATGTCCTCGAATCCGGCGCGGCCGACGCGGAAGGGTATCGCCAATTACTGCGGCGCTATAATCACAGTAACGC contains the following coding sequences:
- a CDS encoding DUF2057 family protein, with product MRQRVLLALIGGALLFCSPLSATTLKFGSDVELLALDGQPLPTALFKSANSLELDSGTHQVLFRVAKPFIPNGQAHYSAPLLALFDTRDATSVTIKLPRLGNDHDIQQLEQTQSFELLNHRGIPLEFRADVLESGAADAEGYRQLLRRYNHSNANAALPTLAP
- a CDS encoding CoA-binding protein: MEDEALTQILRRVRHIALVGASDKPERASYRVMAYLLAQGYRVTPISPKLAGQTLLGQRVYATLEEVTQPIDMVDVFRNADAAYGIAQQAIAVGASVLWLQLGVINPEASALAQAAGLQVVMDRCPKIEIPRLGLERDEA
- the hspQ gene encoding heat shock protein HspQ; the protein is MITSKFGIGQQVRHKLLGSLGVVIDIDPEYALVDTPEADDLGANEMLRHAPWYHVVMEDDEGRPVHTYLAEAQLDGESNDSHPEQPSMDDLAESIRAQLQAPRLRN